CCCTTGATTATTGGGGGTTTTTCCATTTTGAAACCACCCATTAATGCCAAAATCAAAAATCGGCTTTATTTTCAGTTTGCCGTCTTTTCTCATTGTCTTGTCATACCATATGCTAGTCTTGCTCTTGCGACGTGAAGTCGTATCCTTCAAATATACCTCTCCTGTGTTGTCACTGATTGTCACGCTCTTTTTCTGAGCATCATACCCCTTCAAAGCATCTTCCACCATTCTATTGACATCGTATTTTTCAAAACCAGCAACTTCCGTAGAATCATCAGCAATCAACAGCACTTCCCCTTCATCTTTAATAATTATCTTCAAAGTGTCTCCTGGAGTATATCCAGCATAACAAACACTCGGAATAACAATGAGTAAAAAAATCAAATAAGTCTTCATAATTAGGGTTATTTAAATTCAAACTTAATTTTACTGCATAAAAAAAAGTGCCGAATGACAAACATCCGGCACTTATTACTAAGATTAGAGATCTTAAAGTTGATCTCTTTTTATCGGTTGAGCATATATTTCTGTACGCCTGTTTTTCATCCTTCCAAAATCGGTCTCATTCTTTTCTAGCGGATCAGCTTCTCCTTTAGCTTCTATTATCAATTCATGCACATTGATCCCCTGCTCTGAAATAAACTCTTGAGCGGCAATCGCCCTTTTTTCCGACAACTTTTTATTATACTCTTCAGAACCCTTATCATCCGTATGCCCTTTCACCAATATTCTCCACTCGACATTCTCATCCAATTGATAAGCCCATTGCCTTATGATTTGCTTCATATTCTCATTCAATTCATTGGAATCAAATTCAAAGAAAATAACGGTATTGTCAAGCATCTTTCCTTTGGTCAACATATCGATGTTCTTATAGGAGATCGTTGGTTTAACTCTTGATGGAGCTCTTCTCTTTTTCTTAGCTTCAGCTTCTTGCTCTTTCTTCAAAGCCAGCGCTTTCTCTTGGGCTTCCTGCTCAGCCAACAAACGTTCATTTTCAAGCCTATCCTTTTCCTCTTGTCTTCTTCTTAGCTCCGACTCTGGAATAAACTCTGAATGAAAAATACTTGAAAACCTTCCATCCCTATTGCTGGCAAAAAAAGCATCGTCGCCTTTCAATGAAAAATATGCATCGAACTTGCTTGAGTTTACTTCTTCACCCAAATTTTCAGGCTCCGACCAATTCAACCACGTATCGTCAAGCCTTTTAGACCTAAAAATATCAGCATCCCCATACCCTCTATGGCCATCGCTTGAAAAGTACAATACCGAGTCGCCAACTAAAAATGGAGCTATTTCAAATCCTGTGGTATTAATCGACTGGCTCAGATTCACAGGCTTTTTCCAATTGCCTTCTTCATCCTTGAACGTTATAAAAAGATTCTCGTTTACCCCCTCTTTTTCCGTTATGGACGCTATAATAACCTTTTCATCTTCGCTTACAGTAAAATCAAAGAACCCATACTTAGGCTTCATTCCTTCCACTATAATTGTCTTAGGCTTATTCCAAGTGGAATCCAATACCATTTCCGATACTGCGAAACCCTTTCCATTTTTCTTTCTCTTATTGTAAGAATCTAATAGGTAGACTGTTTTATAATCTTTGGAAATATGCAGTATCGCATTATTGTCTTGGTTGTTCCAGCCGTTTACATTCTTGTTCGAAGGCTCAGTCCAACCATTATCCAACGTTCTTTTGGAATACCATATGTCCTGCCCAGCCATTTTACCTCCTACATTCCGCTTG
The Aureibacter tunicatorum DNA segment above includes these coding regions:
- a CDS encoding OmpA family protein → MKLLNIFSAIALSCVTSLGVNAQLKLDSMVFTQPTMLKKVSSKSEDIKPMLSPDGNTLYFIRVFDKRNVGGKMAGQDIWYSKRTLDNGWTEPSNKNVNGWNNQDNNAILHISKDYKTVYLLDSYNKRKKNGKGFAVSEMVLDSTWNKPKTIIVEGMKPKYGFFDFTVSEDEKVIIASITEKEGVNENLFITFKDEEGNWKKPVNLSQSINTTGFEIAPFLVGDSVLYFSSDGHRGYGDADIFRSKRLDDTWLNWSEPENLGEEVNSSKFDAYFSLKGDDAFFASNRDGRFSSIFHSEFIPESELRRRQEEKDRLENERLLAEQEAQEKALALKKEQEAEAKKKRRAPSRVKPTISYKNIDMLTKGKMLDNTVIFFEFDSNELNENMKQIIRQWAYQLDENVEWRILVKGHTDDKGSEEYNKKLSEKRAIAAQEFISEQGINVHELIIEAKGEADPLEKNETDFGRMKNRRTEIYAQPIKRDQL